From Canis lupus baileyi chromosome 16, mCanLup2.hap1, whole genome shotgun sequence:
ACTGGGAGTGGGCgggctctttcttgctctctcttctctcacccGGCTCTCGGGGCTTCGTTTGGGAGGACGCGAATACTTGCCGTAGCGGTTCAGGAAGGTAAGTGTCACAGAGACTTGGGAACAGAGCTTCGGGATCGGAAACGTCAGGCCTCGCGGCTTCCTCAGGCCGCTCTAGCCAAAGGAACCATAAAGACTAGACGAGGgctttctcatttcctcctctctgtggTTCCGTCCGCAGCTTCCGGTTCCGGGGAGGGGCCGAGTTTTCTCCGAAGATTAGGGGCTGTGCGCTACAGCTAGGATGGCTGTGGTGTCGCTACTGTTGTTGGGAGGTTTGTGGAATGCTGTGGGGGCGTCCAATCTGGCTGTCGTTACATGCGGCTCTGTGGTGAAGCTACTCAATACGCGCCACAACGTGCGATTGCACTCACACGACGTGCGCTATGGGTCAGGTACTGCTGCCCGGGTTCGGGTGGGCTGGGAAGGCCTGGTAGGCTCCGGAGGGGGCGGAGCCAAGAGAAGATCTGAGGGGTGTGGTTTGGGAAGGTTAGAGGAGCTCGGGGGAGATTCCTGAGGTCTAGAGGCGGAGAATTGGGCGTAGTACCAGCTTCTATCCGGTGAGCTACGTATCGGGCACATTACACATGTACTTTTTAGGATTTATAACATTCCTACGAGGAGGAGACgattgttatcctcattttacagatgagaaaacaaactcAAATCGCATGCTCAGAGCCTTGCAGCTAGTGAATGACAGAGGCGGGGTTCGAACCAAATCTGTCCAGTTTCAAACCCTGCTTTCAGCTACTCCAGGGTGGCACTACTCAGTGCGGGAGAGACAGACATGTAGAAAATTACAGTAAGTGCTGTACCAAAGAAGTCTTGAACTCCAAGACCTCACTCTTTGACTGTATCTTTCTATTCTAGCTGTTTTGCATCTTAAACTCGCTCTTCAACTCTTTCTCTGGCCTCTTTTTATTCAAACTTTACCCTACTTGTAAGAATTTTAAGCACTCATTGGAATTTGAGAGGAAACCGCTTAGAGGGCTTTATAACATAGGAAATTAAAATGCTTGGTTTGTGGGTTCATTTATAATTTAGCAGTTTGTTGAcccgttcattcattcagtgtagGTTTAATAAACTCTTATGTCCCTAATATTGTTCTAGACACAGGAGATACAATAGTGAGCCAGTTAGCAAGTTACAGGAAAACAActgacaaaaaagagaaaagttagtGAGGATACTCAATGCATCTAGGATCATTGCTAGATTTCTATCTTAGATGACTGATGATGCTATTAGCTAAGAGAGCATGGGGGCTAGTCTGTGGTTTATGATTCTCAAAACATGTCTGACCAGTTAGACTAGGAAAGGAACTGAGTTGTTGTCCTTGGGATGTCTTATAATCCTAGCAGCCATTCAGTGAACACCTGCTGTGTGTCTAGCTTGTTACTTTTTAACTTGATCTAGTTTCCTAGTTTGATTCTACTAAATCAGTGTGGGAGAGAGGTCTGACAATAGGAATCTGTAGATTTGAAAACTTCTTCCGGTGCTTGTAATGGGCAGCTAGATTTGAGAACCAGATTCGGTCTGGAGCTCAAAAGAGATCTGTGCTGAGCCTGAGGTAGAGTTAAGTACAACATCATtgtactgggggtggggggaattgAAGATGTGGGTAGAGTACCTGCGATTGCCCAGAATGAACTGTGGTTCTCAATCTGGTGTCGATTTGAATCACTTGAAAAACCTGTTGAAGCATGTATAAATGCTTTTGTCCTGATCTCCGATCAGTGAgtatttaaggggcacctgggtggatcagtgggttGAGTATCtacctgcagctcaggtcatgatcctggggtcctgggatcgagccccgcatcaggctgactgcagggagtctgcttctccctctgctcattctctctctctctctctctctctagcaaataaaatcttaaaaaaaaaatatatatatatacatatatatatatgtatagagtGGATAAGGACTGAACTCTGAGTGATCCCAATGTTTAAGGGTGGGAGAGGAGTCTACAGCCATACCACTCTGAATGCAGTCCCATCTGCTGTCTGATCTCTGAATCATGGGGAGAGGAAGTCAAGGgttgaataaaactgaaaaaatagaaGACGCAAAGTATGGACTATAATTTAATGATACATGATAATAACCCAGGACCAAGTGAGCTGTAAGGCAATAACCAAGAAGTAAGGAAGGAggcttggtttgcctcttttttttttttttaaaaaaagatgtaacaaACTTATTGTGAGCTGAGTGGAAGAGGCAATAGAGAGAAGCTGGTAGGTTGGCTACAGACGTTCACCCATATAATTGTGGTGCAAGGTGTAATGTGTTAAGTGTGAAAGGTGTCATTAAAAGGCTGTCAGGTGAGGCCAGGCTGACTGAAGGCAAAGCTAGGAAGAACAGGAGAGagtaacagggcagccccggtggcgcagcagtttagcgccgcctgcagcccggggtttgatcctggggaccctggatcaagtcccacgtcgggctccctgcatggagcctgcttctccctctccctctgcctgtgcctctgcctctctctctctctctctctctgtgtgtctctatggataaataaataaaatcttaaaaaaaaaaaaaaaaagagagagtaacaAGGAAAGTGTCAagtgcctttatttatttttttagattttatttattgattcatgagagacaccggcaccctgcagggaacctggtaagggactcgatcccagaccctgggatcatgacctgacccaaaggcagacactcagccactgaactacccaggagcccctgtcaAGTGCCTTTAAAGAATTGAGTAGTAGATGAAGGTTTAGGGAATAGAATATCCCCAGAGTTTATATGAGAGAGTAGTCTTTCTGATATAACGACAGAAAGTAAAGCTTTGTGGGAGTTCTAGAGTTGGGCTATCTATGTTCAAACCCCAGCGCTGTCTCTTGGTGCTGTGTGACCATGGGTGTACTATTCAGCTTTTCTGACATTCCAGTGTAAAttggggatgataataataatacctactttagagaatatatacatgtatcaaataaGAATATTCAGGCAAAAGGTTTGGATTGGTATCTCACATTTAGAAAGTGCTCAGTACACATTAGCTGactactaccaattattatttgtatattttcctttttaagccTGTAGCTATGTGTTTAActtggtgccttttttttttcttttttttaagatttattcattcatgagagagagagagagaggcagagacacaggcagagggagaagcaggctccatgcagggagcctgatgcgggacttgatcctgggactccaggatcatgccctgggccaaaggcaggcgctaaactgctgagctacctcgGCTGCCCTAACTTGGTGCCTTTTAACCTGAAGAATTGTACCTCTTTAAGCAGTATTAACCAAATTTAGAGGacttacaaatacttttttttttttttaagattttatttattttttcatgagacagagagagaggcaggcagacagagacacagggagaggaagaagcaggctccatgcaggagcctgatgcaggactcgatcccgggactccaggaccatgccctgggctggaggcaggtgctaaaccactgagccacccagggatccccataaatacccctcctttttttaaagatttatttatttatttattcatgagacacacagagaaaggcagagacataggcagagggagaagcaggctccatacagggatcctgatgtgggactcaatcccaggaccctgggatcgcaccctgagctgaaggcagacactcaaccgctgagccacccagatgtccccttaTAAATACTTTTATAACCTATTGATAGATAACTTATGGGGAATTCAGGACCTGCAGTGATTAATTGCTTGGATTAAAGTtgacagcaaaagcaaaagctGGTCTCCTTTTTATTGTGAAATGTGACAAGGTTTTGATTGTAATACATAGTAAGCATTGAATAATATTAAAcagacttctatttatttatttattattttttaaatttttatttatttatgatagtcacacagagagagagagagaggcagagacacaggcagagggagaagcaggctccatgcacccggagcccgacgtgggattcgatcccgggtctccaggatcgcgccctgggccaaaggcaggcgctaaacagctgcgccacccagggatccctaaacataCTTCTATTATGTGATTAAACACCTGGCATATACCAGGGGCTATCCAGGTTATTGTATATAGGTGACTAATAGttgtgtttcaaaaaaaaatggatataagtTAATTTATTTAGTGCCCTTTGATGCAAATTCTTAGTTTTCTGATATGCTACAGTCTTAAGTATAATTTATCggaaaataataatgtttatgtATTATTGTAATAACATATATTTAAGTATGTGTACtatatgaaatataaacattatttttcacttatatttaaaTGCTGTAGATGAAAAAATTTCAAGCATAGAGTTTCCTCTCTCCACTCCTTCAAACCTGTTTTATGACACAGGACGCATTATTGGCCTTAGAAAAGAGAGGGATTAGGTTGAGCTCACTCtcctttctttaccttttttttttttttttttttttttgaactgcaGGTAGTGGGCAGCAGTCAGTGACAGGTGTAACCTCTGTGGATGACAGCAATAGTTACTGGAGGATACGGGGGAAAACAGCTACAGTGTGTGAGAGAGGAACCCCCATCAGATGTGGCCAGCCCATCCGGCTGACACATGTCAACACTGGCCGAAACCTTCATAGTCACCACTTCACCTCACCTCTCTCTGGAAACCAGGTGAGATGGCATCCTGTGGATCATTGATGCCCTGTGCATAACTCAGTTGAGTTGTCTAATATTTTGGTTTTAGCCCTTTCTTTTCAAGGTGTAGAtactcttttttgtgtgtgcagaCCTGGAGAATGCCTTTGTCTCATAAGTGTGAAGGAAATTGTTTCTGGTCAAAATAGACTTTACATCTAGATGAAATCAAGAAATGAGGAAAGACAAAAGGTATGTGTTAGCATATCATAAGTCATCTTGATAAATTCTGCAGTAAAGAAACCCAATGTTGACataggaaaagatgttcaacatcactaatcatcagggaaatgcaaatcaataccaTAGTAAGATATTACCTTATACCTTAcagaatggctacaatcaaaaaacaagaaataacaagtgttggcaaagatgtggaaaaaagggaacccttgagcactgttggtaggaatgtaaattggtgcagccactgtgaaaaacagtatggaggttcctcaaaaaattaaaaatggaaatatatgatccaataattctagtACTAAGtattagagaaaatgaaaacacgaattTGGAAAGATAAACGCAccactatgtttattgcagcattatttaaaatcaccaagatatggaaacaacctaagtgtacATCAGTAGATTAATGGGTGAGGGAAATatggtgtatacatatatatgcaacagaatattactcagctataaaaaaataatgagatcttgccatttgtgacaacatggatggaccttgaaggtactaggctaagtgaaataagtcagacaaataccgtatgacttcatttatatatggaatctaagaaaacaaatgaacagcaaaaagcagaatcagacctattagagaacaaattgatggttgtcAGAGAGGAACGGATTGGGGAGATGGGCAGAATGgatgaaggggaatgggagataaCAGGCTTCTAGCTATGGAATGAagaagtcacagggataaaaggtacagcatagggatgTAGTTGGTGATAATTGTAAAAGCATTGTGTAGTGACCAGTGGTAGCTATACTTgcggtgaacatagcataatgtatagacatGTTGAAtcacaatgttgtacacctgaaactgctAGAAcaatgtgtgtcaactatacttgtAATAAACGTTTtctaaattttgaataaaaattattattttagggacgcctgggtggctcagtggttgagcatttgcctttggctcagggcatgatcccagagttccaggatcaagtcccacatcgggctccctgcatggagcctgcttctccctctgcctatgtctctgcctctgtgtctctcctgaatcaataaataaaagatttaaaaagaggggatccctgtgtggctcagcagttttgcgcctgcctttggcccagggtgcactcctggggtcccgggatcgagtcccgcgtcgggctcctggcatggcgcctgcttctccctctgcctgtctgtctctctctctatcataaaataaaaataaatctttaaataaaaaaataaaaataaagatttaaaaagattattattttaaatgatgccAACTAACCACATTAGGAAAATGAATTAAGTATTATCccacttttttaatttaaaaaaaatttcttttttctaaagatgttattcatgagagaaacagagaaagaggcagagacaggcccagggagaagcaggctccttgcagggagcccgatgtgggacttgatccccagaccccaggatcacgccctgagctgaaggcagatgctcaaccgctgagccacccaggcatcccttaatttttattttttaattaattaaaaaaaaataagctcaatgcctaatgtggggtttgaactcagcACCTCGAGATCAATAATCACAtactctacctactgagccagccaggcctcccaatattatgccattttttttttaagccttgaGGTTTTAGGAGATAGCCCTTAATGActgcttccctcccacccccactttgCACGTGGTTTTTCCTATTAGCATCTTATGTTAGTATGGTAAATTTTCTTCAGTTTATAAAGCAGTATTCATACATTGTTATCAGCTAAATTCCATAGTTTATTTTGATTTCCTAATTTTTACCTACTgtactttttctgttccaggagcACATCCAGGATATcatattacatttagttgtcatgtctcctcaGGCTTCTTTTAGGTGTAACAGTTTCTCAAACTCTTCTTTTTGATGACCTCGACGGTTTTGAGGAATGCTGGTCAAGTATATTATAGGGTGCTCCTctctggatttgtctgatgtttttgtTACGATTAGATCAGACTTAACAAAGGTTTTTggaggatacctgggtggctcagtcggttaagcatctgcctttggctcaggtcatgatcccagggtcctgggatccagccctacatacggctccctgctcagcagggagtctgcttctccccgtctgtctgcctctcccctagtttgtgctctctctcttgctcaaaaaaataaaaatagggcagcccccaTGCGCAGcgtcctggggaccctggatcgagtcccaagtcgagcctgcttctccctctgcctgtgcctctgcccccctttctctctctctgtttctatgaataaataaataaaatctttaccaaaaaaagaattaataaaaaaataaaaatatctttattttattattattattattttttaaagatttatttattcattcagagagagcgaagagagagacagagacacaggcagagggagaagcaggctccatgcaggaagcccgatgtgggactcgatcctgggtctccaggatcacaccccgggctgcaggcggcgctaaaccgctgcgccaccagggctacccctattttattattttttaagat
This genomic window contains:
- the SDF2 gene encoding stromal cell-derived factor 2, producing the protein MAVVSLLLLGGLWNAVGASNLAVVTCGSVVKLLNTRHNVRLHSHDVRYGSGSGQQSVTGVTSVDDSNSYWRIRGKTATVCERGTPIRCGQPIRLTHVNTGRNLHSHHFTSPLSGNQEVSAFGEEGEGDYLDDWTVLCNGPYWVRDGEVRFKHSSTEVLLSVTGEQYGRPISGQKEVHGMAQPSQNNYWKAMEGIFMKPSELLKAEAHHAEL